Proteins encoded together in one Orrella marina window:
- the rsmH gene encoding 16S rRNA (cytosine(1402)-N(4))-methyltransferase RsmH produces the protein MHETVDALVPAGRVPAQGVYIDATFGRGGHSRALLERLADSARLIVIDRDPQAIEQAEALARTDGRVTCLHGGFGDLERLLQEQSIDQVNGLMFDLGVSSPQIDQAQRGFSFMKDGPLDMRMDTSQGHTAAQWLAEASMEEMREVFKDYGEERFALQIAKAIVARRTERPLERTLDLASLVAGAVRSREKGQHPATRTFQAIRIYVNRELEELGSALQAALGRLACSGVLAVISFHSLEDRKVKQFMQRAARPHADYARLPFREAEMPQPVLTGLKRILPSAKEVQENSRSRSAVLRIARRTDAPLTDELIRALGEAPDKRSFSRRRR, from the coding sequence CTGCACGAGACCGTTGATGCACTGGTTCCCGCTGGCCGGGTACCAGCTCAAGGGGTCTATATAGATGCCACGTTTGGTCGTGGTGGGCACTCACGCGCTCTGCTTGAACGTCTGGCGGACTCGGCAAGATTGATCGTGATCGACCGTGATCCCCAGGCGATCGAACAGGCAGAGGCACTTGCCAGGACAGATGGTCGAGTGACATGTCTGCATGGTGGTTTTGGTGATCTGGAGAGACTGCTCCAGGAACAGTCCATTGATCAGGTCAATGGACTGATGTTTGATCTCGGGGTTTCATCACCCCAGATCGATCAGGCCCAGCGCGGTTTTTCATTCATGAAAGACGGACCGCTGGATATGCGGATGGATACGTCGCAAGGTCACACTGCGGCGCAATGGCTTGCTGAGGCAAGCATGGAAGAAATGCGGGAGGTCTTTAAAGATTATGGCGAAGAACGGTTTGCTCTTCAGATTGCAAAAGCGATTGTTGCTCGCCGCACAGAGCGGCCCCTCGAGCGCACGCTTGACCTTGCCAGTCTCGTCGCTGGCGCAGTCAGGTCGCGGGAGAAGGGCCAGCACCCGGCGACACGCACATTTCAAGCTATACGGATTTACGTCAATCGGGAACTCGAGGAGCTTGGCAGCGCCCTCCAGGCAGCTCTAGGACGTCTGGCGTGTTCAGGGGTACTTGCGGTGATCAGTTTTCATTCGCTCGAAGACCGTAAGGTCAAGCAGTTCATGCAGCGTGCGGCGCGTCCGCATGCGGACTACGCACGTCTGCCTTTCAGGGAGGCGGAGATGCCGCAGCCCGTCCTGACCGGCCTCAAGCGGATCCTGCCAAGTGCGAAAGAGGTGCAGGAGAATTCGCGCTCACGTTCTGCCGTGTTGCGTATTGCCCGTCGCACAGATGCTCCTTTGACCGATGAACTGATCCGCGCGCTTGGTGAAGCGCCCGACAAACGGTCCTTTTCCAGGCGGAGGCGCTAA
- the ftsL gene encoding cell division protein FtsL, whose amino-acid sequence MGRAVFIMAMLVMLSAISLVTARYQSRHLYIQNEQLLSQARELTVQWRHLQLERAELARNARVDQIARETLSMVPILPGNTLYMSEPQVPVMSSHSGVSR is encoded by the coding sequence ATGGGCAGAGCTGTTTTTATCATGGCGATGTTAGTGATGCTCTCCGCCATTTCTTTAGTGACGGCGCGCTACCAGTCGCGCCATTTGTATATTCAGAACGAGCAGTTGCTCTCGCAGGCGCGTGAATTGACGGTTCAGTGGCGACACCTGCAACTCGAGCGCGCGGAGCTCGCACGCAATGCCAGGGTTGACCAGATCGCAAGGGAAACGCTGAGCATGGTTCCCATCCTGCCGGGTAACACGCTTTACATGAGTGAACCTCAGGTTCCGGTCATGTCGTCGCATTCGGGAGTGAGCCGGTGA
- a CDS encoding M20 aminoacylase family protein gives MLARTPLEAISQFHDEMVTIRRDLHTHPELGFQEFRTAGLVAGSLEALGLEVYRGIGKTGVVGVLRGLRSDSERMIGLRADMDALPMQEIGSGEHRSRNPGVMHGCGHDGHTTILLAAARYLVASPQFNGSVAFIFQPAEEGLGGAQAMIDDGLFERFPCDAVYALHNWPGLAPSYIGLNSGPMMAAADRFEIQVKGKGGHGAHPYQAIDPILVCAQIITALQSIVSRNVNPMDSAVVSVGSVQAGQFGAMSVIPEMATIVGTVRTFRPSVQHMIEDRMRSLVTSIAQGFGASAQLRYEKLFPATINTPHEADIVARAAKRVVGDERVVRDLVPSMGSEDFSFMLQHKPGAYFRLGQGGEPGSCQLHNPSYDFNDAVIPTGAAVFVEIVRQSLPL, from the coding sequence ATGCTAGCACGTACTCCCCTAGAAGCAATTAGCCAGTTTCATGACGAGATGGTAACAATTCGGCGTGACTTGCATACTCACCCCGAATTGGGATTTCAGGAGTTTCGTACAGCAGGACTGGTCGCAGGGTCTCTCGAAGCGCTGGGGCTGGAAGTATACAGAGGTATTGGCAAGACGGGTGTGGTTGGGGTGCTTCGAGGGTTGAGAAGCGATAGCGAGAGGATGATTGGATTGCGTGCTGATATGGACGCCTTGCCGATGCAGGAGATTGGCTCAGGCGAGCACCGGTCGCGTAACCCCGGCGTAATGCATGGATGTGGGCACGACGGGCACACCACCATTCTTCTTGCGGCTGCTAGATACCTTGTCGCGTCACCACAATTCAATGGCTCGGTCGCGTTTATCTTTCAGCCGGCGGAAGAAGGGCTTGGCGGTGCGCAAGCAATGATTGATGATGGTCTTTTTGAGCGATTTCCTTGTGATGCTGTGTACGCCCTGCACAACTGGCCGGGATTGGCCCCTAGTTATATCGGGCTCAACTCTGGGCCCATGATGGCGGCAGCAGACCGTTTCGAGATTCAGGTCAAGGGTAAGGGAGGGCACGGAGCGCATCCATACCAGGCAATTGACCCCATCCTTGTCTGTGCCCAGATCATCACGGCACTTCAAAGTATCGTGTCGCGCAATGTCAATCCGATGGATTCAGCTGTGGTTTCAGTTGGTTCGGTTCAAGCTGGGCAATTCGGCGCGATGAGTGTCATCCCGGAAATGGCAACGATCGTGGGTACCGTCCGGACATTCAGGCCCTCGGTGCAACACATGATTGAAGATCGTATGCGTTCTCTTGTCACGAGCATTGCCCAGGGCTTTGGGGCCTCCGCGCAGCTACGGTACGAGAAGTTGTTTCCGGCCACAATCAATACGCCCCATGAGGCAGACATAGTGGCCCGTGCCGCTAAGCGGGTGGTCGGTGATGAGAGGGTCGTTCGAGATCTCGTGCCATCCATGGGCTCTGAAGACTTTTCTTTCATGTTGCAGCATAAGCCTGGTGCTTATTTCAGGCTCGGACAAGGCGGTGAGCCAGGCTCGTGCCAGTTACACAATCCAAGTTATGATTTCAATGACGCAGTTATTCCAACTGGTGCTGCGGTCTTCGTTGAGATCGTGCGGCAGTCGCTGCCGTTATAG
- a CDS encoding SWIB/MDM2 domain-containing protein translates to MATATKTARKPNAAFMKPLTPSPTLAAVIGPEAVPRTEVTKKIWEYIKKHDLQDPSNRRNINADDKLKPLFGKDQVSMFELTKIVSGHLS, encoded by the coding sequence ATGGCCACAGCCACCAAAACGGCCCGCAAGCCCAACGCTGCATTCATGAAACCGCTTACCCCAAGCCCAACGCTCGCAGCCGTCATTGGACCTGAAGCCGTTCCTCGCACCGAAGTGACGAAAAAGATCTGGGAATACATCAAAAAGCATGACCTGCAGGATCCCAGCAACCGTCGCAATATCAACGCAGACGACAAACTCAAGCCTCTGTTCGGTAAGGATCAGGTTTCGATGTTCGAGTTGACCAAAATCGTGAGTGGTCACCTCTCCTGA
- a CDS encoding ATP-binding cassette domain-containing protein, which produces MTALINLQDVDLAFGHYPLLDHASMSILEGERIGLIGRNGAGKSSLLKLLDSRQQPDDGLVQSIDGLRVATVEQEPELPGDCVKDALVHCAERGVVREAWELDTAAAQWADRLGIDLNTPVSSLSGGMRKRIALAGALIQEPTLLLLDEPTNHLDLDGIEWLESILLGWRGSVVLITHDRAFLDRVVTRIVELDRGKLLSFPGNFTQWQERKAQWLHAEALENARFDKLLAQEEVWIRKGIEARRTRNEGRVRRLEQLRRERAQRRDQLGKVNLAIDQGVRSGKLVAELEHVSKAFGNKNIITDLTITVMRGDKIGLIGPNGAGKSTLLRLLLGEMEPDSGTVKLGSNLKVAYFDQMRAQLDETATLADAISPGSEWVEIGDQRKHVVSYLGDFLFEPARIQSPVSTLSGGERARLLLARLFARPANVLVLDEPTNDLDIETLELLESLLQEYTATVLLVSHDRVFLDNVVTQTIAYEGNANWRAYVGGYSDWLAQRPAAVAEKPGRADKPDKTMASDPRDAPSGKSSARKPTRLAPWELRELETIPEKIQALESDHESLVAQLGSPELYQSDPSALQTLQTRIDDLQAELDLHYQRWELLESRQTEG; this is translated from the coding sequence ATGACCGCACTGATCAACTTGCAGGACGTCGACCTGGCCTTTGGCCACTACCCGCTGCTGGACCATGCCAGTATGAGCATTCTGGAGGGTGAGCGTATTGGCCTCATTGGTCGCAACGGAGCTGGCAAATCTTCGTTGCTAAAACTACTGGACAGCAGGCAACAGCCCGATGACGGACTGGTTCAGTCAATTGACGGGTTACGTGTTGCAACTGTCGAGCAGGAGCCTGAACTGCCGGGAGACTGCGTTAAAGACGCGCTAGTCCATTGCGCAGAGCGAGGCGTCGTGCGAGAAGCGTGGGAGCTGGATACCGCAGCAGCGCAGTGGGCCGACAGGCTGGGGATCGACCTGAACACCCCTGTCAGTAGCCTGTCTGGAGGAATGCGCAAGCGTATTGCTCTTGCAGGCGCCCTGATACAGGAGCCCACCCTGTTATTGCTCGATGAGCCAACCAACCACCTTGACCTTGACGGAATTGAATGGCTGGAATCCATCCTGCTGGGCTGGCGTGGAAGCGTCGTCCTGATCACACACGACCGGGCGTTTCTCGACCGTGTCGTGACACGCATCGTTGAACTCGATCGCGGCAAGTTGCTCAGTTTCCCTGGAAACTTCACCCAGTGGCAAGAACGAAAGGCTCAGTGGCTGCATGCAGAGGCACTTGAGAATGCAAGATTTGACAAGCTTCTCGCTCAGGAGGAAGTCTGGATACGAAAAGGCATTGAAGCGCGACGTACTCGTAACGAAGGCCGGGTGCGACGACTGGAACAACTCAGGCGCGAAAGGGCACAACGACGCGATCAGCTTGGCAAGGTCAATCTGGCGATCGATCAAGGGGTGCGCTCAGGCAAACTGGTTGCAGAACTCGAACACGTCAGCAAGGCGTTCGGCAACAAGAACATCATCACAGACTTGACCATCACGGTCATGCGGGGCGACAAAATTGGTCTGATTGGACCGAACGGTGCGGGCAAATCAACGCTGCTGCGCCTCCTGCTTGGCGAAATGGAACCCGACAGCGGAACGGTCAAACTCGGCAGCAACCTGAAGGTTGCGTACTTTGACCAGATGCGCGCCCAACTTGATGAAACCGCAACGCTGGCTGACGCCATCAGCCCGGGCAGTGAGTGGGTGGAGATTGGAGATCAGCGCAAACACGTGGTCAGTTACCTCGGCGACTTTCTCTTTGAACCAGCAAGAATCCAGTCTCCCGTCAGCACACTGTCCGGCGGTGAACGGGCCAGACTATTACTGGCACGGCTGTTTGCAAGGCCAGCCAACGTACTCGTGCTTGATGAACCCACCAACGACCTCGATATTGAAACGCTGGAGCTACTTGAGTCCCTGCTGCAAGAGTACACAGCAACGGTTCTACTGGTCAGCCATGATCGGGTGTTTCTGGATAACGTGGTCACGCAGACAATTGCTTACGAAGGTAATGCGAACTGGCGTGCCTACGTGGGAGGATATTCTGACTGGCTGGCACAAAGGCCGGCGGCAGTGGCCGAGAAGCCAGGCAGGGCAGACAAGCCAGACAAAACTATGGCTTCAGATCCACGGGACGCCCCTTCTGGCAAATCTTCCGCCAGGAAGCCCACTCGACTGGCACCTTGGGAGTTGCGCGAGCTTGAAACCATCCCGGAAAAGATTCAAGCCCTGGAGTCCGACCATGAGTCACTGGTCGCGCAGCTAGGCTCGCCCGAGCTTTATCAATCCGATCCTTCAGCGCTACAGACCCTGCAAACAAGGATTGACGACCTCCAGGCTGAGCTTGATTTGCATTATCAGCGATGGGAATTGCTGGAATCCAGACAAACTGAAGGGTAA
- the pyrC gene encoding dihydroorotase, with protein sequence MNPTSQTPSTLTIRRPDDWHLHLRDGDALRAVVADTARQFSRAIIMPNLRPPVTTVEQAVAYRNQILKALQQRDEELSYKFEPLMTLYLTDNTSVDDVQAAASCEHVYAFKLYPAGATTNSDSGVTDLLGKCRAVLDAMQRLRIPLLVHGEVTDPNVDVFDREAVFVDRVMIPLRKDFPELKVVFEHITTRDGAHYVRDAQGPIAATITPQHLMYNRNAIFQGGLRPHWYCLPILKRELHRQALLEVATGDSPRFFLGTDSAPHARGLKEQDCGCAGCYNALHAMALYAQAFESVGRLDRLEAFASLRGPAFYDLPVNDGSITLIRQSYVVPEELPYIDGDTLVPLAAGQALTWRLQP encoded by the coding sequence GTGAATCCAACCTCGCAGACTCCTTCTACTCTGACTATCCGTCGTCCAGATGACTGGCATCTGCACCTGCGTGATGGTGATGCGCTACGGGCTGTTGTTGCGGATACGGCCAGGCAGTTTTCAAGGGCAATCATCATGCCCAATTTGCGTCCTCCAGTCACTACCGTTGAGCAGGCAGTTGCCTATCGGAATCAGATTCTGAAAGCCCTGCAGCAGCGTGATGAAGAGTTGTCGTACAAGTTTGAGCCATTGATGACGCTTTATTTGACAGACAACACCTCGGTCGATGATGTGCAGGCCGCTGCATCGTGTGAACACGTCTATGCATTCAAACTGTATCCCGCTGGTGCCACGACAAATTCTGATAGTGGCGTCACAGATCTGCTTGGGAAATGCCGCGCGGTTCTTGATGCAATGCAAAGGCTTCGCATTCCGTTGCTTGTACACGGAGAGGTGACCGACCCGAATGTTGATGTGTTCGACAGGGAGGCTGTGTTCGTCGATCGTGTCATGATTCCCTTGCGTAAAGACTTCCCCGAACTCAAAGTTGTGTTTGAGCACATCACTACCCGTGACGGTGCACATTATGTAAGGGATGCACAAGGCCCGATTGCGGCAACCATCACGCCGCAGCACCTGATGTATAACCGGAATGCAATATTCCAGGGTGGACTACGGCCTCACTGGTACTGCCTTCCGATTCTGAAGCGCGAGCTTCACAGGCAGGCCCTCCTGGAGGTTGCCACTGGCGACAGTCCGAGATTTTTTCTGGGGACAGATAGCGCACCACACGCCCGAGGTTTGAAGGAGCAGGATTGTGGGTGCGCGGGTTGTTACAACGCATTGCATGCGATGGCGCTTTATGCACAGGCATTTGAGTCTGTCGGCCGGCTAGACCGGCTCGAGGCATTTGCTTCGCTCAGAGGTCCAGCTTTTTATGATCTGCCGGTCAATGACGGTTCGATTACCTTGATCAGGCAATCGTATGTGGTGCCAGAAGAGTTGCCTTACATCGACGGGGACACGCTGGTTCCACTCGCTGCAGGCCAGGCGCTCACCTGGCGTCTGCAGCCCTAG
- the mraZ gene encoding division/cell wall cluster transcriptional repressor MraZ, whose translation MFQGSSALTLDAKGRINIPTRHRDALLAQAEGRLTITRHPDGCLLVYPRPQWEKKREQIAAFPMQARALQRLLLGNAQDVEFDSAGRVLIAPELRNAANLTRDVMLLGMGGHFELWDAAELAKREAEDLAGGMPEALDQFSF comes from the coding sequence GTGTTCCAAGGTAGCAGTGCTCTCACGCTCGACGCGAAGGGGCGGATTAATATTCCGACCCGGCATCGTGACGCGCTGCTTGCTCAGGCTGAAGGTCGCCTGACGATCACAAGACATCCTGATGGTTGTCTGCTGGTCTATCCGCGGCCGCAATGGGAAAAAAAGCGTGAGCAGATCGCCGCTTTCCCGATGCAGGCCCGGGCACTGCAGCGACTGCTTCTTGGTAATGCCCAGGATGTTGAGTTTGACAGCGCAGGCAGGGTGCTGATTGCACCGGAGCTGCGCAACGCCGCAAACCTGACCCGAGACGTGATGCTCCTGGGAATGGGTGGGCACTTTGAACTTTGGGATGCAGCAGAGCTGGCCAAGCGTGAAGCAGAGGACCTGGCTGGAGGAATGCCCGAAGCACTCGATCAATTTTCATTCTGA
- a CDS encoding DUF4870 family protein, with protein MPDLKDDPVTPTASLRIVTLVAYALFGLGFITSGLFAFAPIAAVMMIYIKRPDAAGTYYAAHFDWLIATFLWGLLWMAVSYLLVFIVIGWAGILATILWVLYRLIRGVLALLDNKTPQEG; from the coding sequence ATGCCAGATCTGAAGGACGATCCTGTTACACCCACCGCGTCCCTTCGCATAGTTACACTGGTTGCATATGCGCTTTTTGGTCTGGGTTTCATCACATCAGGGCTTTTTGCATTTGCACCAATCGCTGCTGTGATGATGATCTATATAAAACGACCTGACGCAGCCGGAACTTATTACGCTGCTCACTTTGACTGGCTGATCGCGACGTTCTTATGGGGTTTGCTGTGGATGGCCGTAAGCTATCTGTTAGTGTTTATCGTGATCGGTTGGGCAGGCATACTGGCTACTATTCTTTGGGTGCTGTACAGGCTGATACGAGGGGTTCTTGCACTACTGGATAACAAGACTCCCCAGGAAGGCTGA